Part of the candidate division KSB1 bacterium genome is shown below.
CCACTTTATATGGTGACCGCGTGGCGGCGTCCGTCAGCGCTCTTTATGACATCATTTTGGGCGCCCGGATTGCTCACACCTATGATCTGGGCGGTTTTGTTTTGGCTCAAATGGAGCACGATTTCTCAATCATAGTGGGGACTGATGTGGCGGCCCCGTTCGGCATGATGGTGGCGGCGGAAAACGATCACCCCTACGCCCTCCGTCACGCCCTGGCCACGCAGGTGGACAATCAATATTCGCTGGATCAATTCAACCGCGTCATCGCCGCTGTGGATTTAGTTTATGGCGCGGCGGTGGCGATCCAAGGGGCCCATCCCTATTCTTTGCGGCCTATAGTCGCCGCGCAAGTGGACGCGGCATATGTGCTGGCCGTCCGCGTGGCGGGCGCGGCGGACGAACGTTACGACCTGTTGCCCGGCAACCCCGTGGCGGCCCAATGCGAACATCCCTATGACCTCTCCGTCCCGCCGCCGATCAACATCACCGGCAAACCGGTAATCATTTTCAATGGCCGCGAAATCGGGATCACCGCCGCGTCGCTCAACGCCGATGAGACCTCCTACGCATGGAACGCCACTATCCACCTGGCGTCGCTGGCCGATTACCACAACATGCCGCTGGACGCGGAGTTCACCCTATCCCTTTTCGGTGCAGACTATTTGTTGATCGTTGACAACAAAAATATGGATCGTTCAAAGCCGGGTGAAGTCCAGTTGACGATCCAGGGGATCAGCCCATCCGCCCGGCTGGCGAGTCCCCGCGCCCAGCTTGTCACAAAGACGTGGGGGGCCGTGATGGCGCGGAGCGCGGCGGAGGAAATGGCCGGGGCGGCTATCGAATGGAACCTTGTGGATTGGATGATCTCGGCGGACAGGCTAAGCTTCACGGACGCCTCCCCAATGGACGTGATAGACGCGATAGCCAAGGCCGCTGGCGGCGTGGTGGAAACAAAACCGGACGGATCGTTGCGCGTCCGCCGGAAGTACCCCGTTTCGCCGCAATCCTGGCCAGCCGCCACTGGCGCGCTGGCGCTCAATGAAGATGAGGACATTCTATCGTTGGCCGAAGCGTGGCGTGCGCCAACGTTAATAAACCGGCTTGTCATCACCGATTCGTCTTCATCCACAACAGACGGCGGGGACGTGCTCGAATACACGCAAGACGAAGCCGACCCGAACAAAGGCGTCCTGCGCGTTTACCCCTCGCCGTGGCGTACCACCGTGTCACTGGTGCACACCGGCGACGCGCGGGTGGGGCTTGTCTCACGCGGGGAGGTGATCCGGACGATCACGGCGGAACTTGTGGAGTTCAAGGACGGCGCCGGACAGACACAGTACCCGGTCTATTCGCTGACTTCGGTGGTGTGGCAATACGTTGATCTGGGCCCCGTGGCAAGCTCCCTCGATTCAAAAGAGGTGAGCGCGTCCACAACCGTTTCCTATGGAGGCTATAGCCTGGCGAAAATCACGTATCAGACCCGCTCGCTGGAATACGACGTAAGCGACGCCACGGATGAATCAATTCAATTTTTAACGGTGGAATGATGGCTTCGGTAACAGCAAATATCATAGTCCAGTTCGGCGCGGACACGGCAGCGGGATCAACGTCCAAACAATTATCCGCCGAAATTGACGGCCGCGCCGACGGGCATAATAACGGGAACACGTCATTCCAGCCGGGGCAGACGGCCTGGCTGCTGGCATACGCCAGCGACGGGCTAAGCGTCAAAGCGTTCACCAGCGCGGGGACTGTGGCGGCTTACGGAAGCGAGAACGTGGAGATCACCGAGGACATCACCTTCGCCGGTGAACAGACCTCCCCGCTGGGCAAGCCCGCCACCTCCATCAAATCGGTGCAATGGATGGGAACAAACCTTGGCGGCGTGTCCCTCGGGGCGGATCAGGTGACGGTAACTGCATCCGGAGGCGGCGCGGAAAAGGTCGGCGTGGCCAGGATCACATACACGGCGAAAGCCCAGGTGTACGGGCTGACCCCGCCGCTGACGCTCAATGGGGAGACTTCGTTTTCTATCGCCGTTCTTTTTGTGGGGAATTGACATGCAGATCGAGGTGGCGCGCGGCGCGGGAGATCGTCCCGGCCCGGACATCGTGGATTCATTGTTGACGGATATGCAGGCGGGATTTTCCCGCGGGATGGCGGAGCTTGACGACGGCATGGGGTTGCAGACCGTGCGCCTCACGGTGGTCATCCGTCCGGCGTTGCGCCCGGGGCTTTTGATCGAAGTGTCCGGGGCGTTGCAGGGATCATCATGGCGCGGGCAGATCGTCAACGTGGAACACCGCTTCGAGAACCTGCAAGCCGTGAGCATTTTGGAGGTGAAGCGGCTATGAACCTGCCGGAGATGCGGAGTCTATTGACCGCCACCCCCGCCGCCGATCGGGGCGTGGTGATGAGTGTGAAAGCCGGGCTGGCCACCGTGGCCACCGCCAGGGGACTCCAGACCTATCCCGTGGGTGGTGAAGGTGTGAAGCCG
Proteins encoded:
- a CDS encoding LamG domain-containing protein; translated protein: MARLLLLQFNEPAGATAFSDSSPYNWPVDWVSEVVSSSLQAKIGDTSARFTNSLWSELDVASNSHNNAPWQWGQSDFTIHIWCYPLTVAGTHNIFTIFGAPSTPSLSAPINLRIVDGVLVFAGNSSYGYNPSLILSGGAVAANQWQHLAVVRSANVFKLYVDGVNTATLALAADINAKLDSTPVALGWGDTDPEYFDGYLDLFEIDNSAAIWTANFTPPIAPAAALGPIKRAFTHDCDLAGYVANQATTLYGDRVAASVSALYDIILGARIAHTYDLGGFVLAQMEHDFSIIVGTDVAAPFGMMVAAENDHPYALRHALATQVDNQYSLDQFNRVIAAVDLVYGAAVAIQGAHPYSLRPIVAAQVDAAYVLAVRVAGAADERYDLLPGNPVAAQCEHPYDLSVPPPINITGKPVIIFNGREIGITAASLNADETSYAWNATIHLASLADYHNMPLDAEFTLSLFGADYLLIVDNKNMDRSKPGEVQLTIQGISPSARLASPRAQLVTKTWGAVMARSAAEEMAGAAIEWNLVDWMISADRLSFTDASPMDVIDAIAKAAGGVVETKPDGSLRVRRKYPVSPQSWPAATGALALNEDEDILSLAEAWRAPTLINRLVITDSSSSTTDGGDVLEYTQDEADPNKGVLRVYPSPWRTTVSLVHTGDARVGLVSRGEVIRTITAELVEFKDGAGQTQYPVYSLTSVVWQYVDLGPVASSLDSKEVSASTTVSYGGYSLAKITYQTRSLEYDVSDATDESIQFLTVE